From a region of the Cucumis sativus cultivar 9930 chromosome 6, Cucumber_9930_V3, whole genome shotgun sequence genome:
- the LOC105435851 gene encoding vitellogenin-A2 yields the protein MELNHLNQHPISTPYIPTLLKHSKIKPPLNPNSSSSSSSSSSSSSSSSSSSSKMADPIPKSQPTQPHKKQVRRRLHTSRPYQERLLNMAEARREIVTALKYHRAAMKKAAAAATSTATAPRSPVEESSPVRSQEGKIKPRKNPKSSTTTERNRETPQSNFKCYNNNNLKNSCYDPSMMMMMNCSLPSWSMEGNNNIVDIVLPEQTLGLNLNLQDFKNLDANLFSNSSMSVSGSGSGSTSTSIGRDQEQELGGGGGRGMHVAVGEEEMAEMRTIGEKHEMEWSDKMSMVKSAWWLRFMKMGEKEEEEDQEDQLEGFGYGYGDPFDQILEFPDWMNNGNENCFEEEQLKLNDYSQFFHHDHPSALPCMDIGEFEGMDGEWLA from the exons ATGGAACTCAATCACCTTAATCAACATCCAATTTCCACTCCTTACATTCCTACCCTTCTCAAACATTCCAAAATCAAACCACCCCTCAATCCcaattcttcctcttcctcctcctcttcttcctcttcctcctcttcctcttcttcctcttcctctaaAATGGCTGACCCAATTCCCAAATCTCAACCAACCCAACCCCACAAGAAACAAGTTCGAAGAAGACTCCATACCAGTCGACCCTATCAAGAACGCTTGTTGAATATGGCCGAAGCCAGAAGGGAGATTGTTACTGCGCTTAAGTATCACCGGGCCGCCATGAAAAAGGCCGCCGCAGCCGCCACTTCCACTGCCACCGCTCCGCGGTCGCCGGTGGAGGAGTCATCCCCTGTCAGATCCCAAGAAGGGAAGATCAAACCCAGgaaaaaccctaaatcctCAACTACTACagagagaaatagagaaaCACCACAGAGTAATTTCAAAtgttacaataataacaatttgaagaaTTCGTGTTACGATCCAtcgatgatgatgatgatgaattgTTCGTTACCTAGTTGGTCGATGGAAGGGAATAATAACATTGTGGACATTGTATTACCAGAGCAAACTCTTGGACTGAATCTAAACCTGCAGGATTTCAAGAATTTGGATGCGAATCTGTTTTCAAATAGTAGCATGTCGGTTTCGGGTTCGGGTTCGGGTTCGACATCGACATCGATAGGAAGGGATCAGGAACAGGAATTAGGAGGGGGCGGAGGAAGGGGCATGCACGTGGCAGTGGGGGAGGAGGAGATGGCGGAGATGAGAACGATAGGGGAGAAACATGAGATGGAATGGAGTGATAAGATGAGTATGGTGAAATCGGCATGGTGGTTAAGATTTATGAAGATGGGggaaaaggaagaggaagaagatcaagaagatCAATTAGAAGGGTTTGGATATGGATATGGGGATCCGTTTGATCAGATATTGGAGTTTCCAGATTGGATGAACAATGGAAATGAGAATTGCTTTGAAGAAGAACAATTAAAGTTGAATGATTATTCCCAGTTCTTCCATCATGATCATCCTTCTGCTCTTCCTTG TATGGACATTGGAGAGTTTGAAGGCATGGATGGGGAGTGGTTGGCTTGA
- the LOC101205746 gene encoding probable flavin-containing monooxygenase 1 — protein sequence MAAAAVTTTDQSRHRSVSKVGIIGAGISGIAAAKHLSSHHPVVFEATDSIGGVWKHCAYRTTRLQTPRRDFEFSDYPWPSQTTESDEFPTYLEILDYLHGYATHFDVLKFVKFNSKVVQLRYIGGPEAEDSTAAAGVYGSLLNGRPAWEVAVQDTHLNTIQWYEFELVVICVGRYGDIPNIPTFPHNKGQEVFKGKVLHSLDYAKLDHDDARALLQNKRVVIVGYRKSAIDLAVECAEANQGPEGKACTMLIRSLHWTVPSYRIWGLPFFLFYSTRFSQFLQETPNQGLLKSIFCSLFSPMIRKVFSKFIESYLTWKMPLEKYGLKPEHSFEEDYASCQMAIMPNTFFEEADKGKIVFKKTTKWWFWSGGVVFDEQDNNNTTTKLEADVVIFNTGFQGKLKLQSLLPHPFNTLLVDSSDIVPLYRGVIHPLIPNMAFVGYLESVSNLRTGELRCKWLAKLADDGFKLPSIHQMLQQISDEIQVMKNTTRFYKRQCVSTFSISYTDEISQDIYG from the exons atggcTGCCGCAGCTGTAACCACCACCGACCAAAGCCGTCACCGATCAGTGTCCAAAGTGGGCATAATTGGGGCTGGCATTAGCGGAATCGCCGCCGCTAAGCATCTCTCCAGTCACCACCCTGTAGTGTTTGAGGCCACAGACTCCATAGGCGGCGTGTGGAAGCACTGCGCTTATCGGACCACGAGGCTGCAGACACCTCGCCGGGATTTTGAATTCTCCGACTACCCGTGGCCATCGCAGACGACGGAGAGCGATGAGTTTCCAACGTATTTGGAGATTTTGGATTATTTGCATGGCTATGCAACGCATTTTGATGTGTTGAAGTTCGTCAAGTTCAATAGCAAAGTGGTCCAACTCCGATACATTGGCGGCCCCGAAGCTGAAGATTCCACGGCGGCGGCTGGAGTGTACGGAAGTTTACTTAATGGTCGTCCTGCTTGGGAGGTCGCTGTTCAAGACACTCACCTCAACACCATTCAG TGGTATGAATTCGAGTTGGTGGTGATATGTGTGGGAAGATATGGAGACATACCAAACATACCAACATTCCCTCACAATAAAGGTCAAGAGGTTTTCAAAGGCAAGGTTTTACACTCATTGGACTATGCGAAGCTCGACCACGATGATGCACGTGCCCTACTTCAAAACAAACGCGTTGTTATTGTTGGGTATCGAAAATCTGCTATTGATCTAGCTGTTGAATGTGCTGAAGCAAATCAAG GACCAGAAGGGAAGGCTTGCACAATGTTGATTAGGTCACTTCATTGGACAGTCCCATCCTATAGAATATGGGGATTaccttttttcttgttttattcaACAAGATTCTCTCAGTTCCTCCAAGAAACCCCTAATCAAGGCCTCCTTAAGTCCATTTTCTGCTCCCTCTTTTCTCCAATG atCAGAAAGGTATTTTCTAAGTTCATAGAGTCATATTTAACGTGGAAGATGCCATTAGAGAAGTATGGCCTAAAACCCGAGCATTCATTTGAAGAAGATTATGCATCTTGTCAAATGGCTATTATGCCAAATACTTTCTTTGAGGAAGCAGATAAAGGGAAGATCGTGTTTAAAAAGACAACAAAATGGTGGTTTTGGAGTGGTGGAGTTGTATTTGACGAACAAGATAACAATAACACTACTACTAAGTTAGAAGCTGATGTTGTCATTTTTAACACTGGTTTTCAAGGCAAACTGAAGCTTCAATCTTTGTTGCCTCATCCTTTTAATACCCTTTTGGTTGATTCTTCTGATATCGTCCCTTTGTATAG GGGAGTGATTCATCCACTGATACCAAACATGGCATTTGTGGGATATCTTGAGAGTGTCTCCAACCTTCGAACAGGTGAGTTACGGTGCAAATGGCTCGCAAAACTGGCGGATGATGGCTTCAAACTTCCAAGTATTCACCAAATGCTTCAACAAATTTCAGATGAAATTCAAGTCATGAAGAACACTACACGTTTCTACAAGCGTCAATGTGTTTCCACCTTCAGCATTAGCTACACTGATGAGATTTCCCAAGATATATATGGCTAa